The proteins below come from a single Balaenoptera acutorostrata chromosome 2, mBalAcu1.1, whole genome shotgun sequence genomic window:
- the MED26 gene encoding mediator of RNA polymerase II transcription subunit 26: MTAAPPSPQQIRDRLLQAIDPQSNIRNMVAVQEVISSLEKYPITKEALEETRLGKLINDVRKKTKNEELAKRAKKLLRSWQKLIEPVHQNEAALRGLAGAPGSANGGAHNCRPEAGVAGPPKSIHDLKNRNDIQRLPGQRLDRLGSRKRRGDQRDLGHPGPPPKVSKVSHDSLVANSSPLPTNGISGSPESFPGPLDGSGHVGPEGSRLEHSENDKHSGKIPVNAVRPHTSSPGLGKPPGPCLQTKAAVLQQLDRVDETPGPPHPKGPPRCSFSPRNSRHEGSFARQRSPYTYKGSVPSPSPRPQSLDATQVPSPLPLAQPSTPPVRRLELLPSAESPVRWLEQPEGHQRLAGSGCKAGLPPAEPLLPRAGFSPDSSKADSDAASSGGSDSKKKKRYRPRDYTVNLDGQVAEAGVKPVRLKERKLTFDPMTRQIKPLTQKEPVRADSPVHTEQPRTELDKPEAKASLQSPFEQTNWKELSRNEIIQSYLSRQSSLLSSSGAQTPGAHHFMSEYLKQEESTRRGARKPHVLVPHGPPTDLPGLSREVTQDDLDRIQAHQWPGVNGCQDTQGNWYDWTQCISLDPHGDDGRLNILPYVCLD; encoded by the exons ATCCGGAACATGGTGGCGGTGCAGGAAGTCATCTCCAGCCTGGAGAAATACCCCATTACCAAAGAGGCACTGGAG GAAACCCGACTTGGGAAGCTCATCAACGACGTCCGCAAGAAGACAAAGAACGAGGAGCTCGCCAAGCGGGCCAAGAAGCTGCTGCGGAGCTGGCAGAAGCTCATCGAGCCCGTGCACCAGAATGAGGCTGCACTGCGGGGGCTGGCGGGTGCCCCCGGCTCGGCCAACGGGGGCGCCCATAACTGCCGGCCGGAGGCAGGGGTGGCCGGCCCGCCCAAGAGCATCCATGACCTGAAGAACCGCAATGACATCCAGAGGCTGCCCGGGCAGCGGCTGGACAGGCTGGGCAGCCGCAAGCGCCGGGGGGACCAGCGTGACCTCGGTCACCCTGGGCCACCTCCCAAGGTCTCCAAAGTGAGCCACGACTCCCTGGTAGCCAACTcgtcccccctccccaccaatgggatcagtgggagccctgagagCTTCCCCGGCCCCCTGGACGGCAGTGGGCACGTGGGCCCCGAGGGCAGCCGCCTGGAGCACAGCGAGAATGACAAGCACAGTGGCAAGATCCCCGTCAATGCCGTGAGGCCACACACCAGCTCCCCGGGCCTGGGCAAGCCCCCCGGGCCCTGCCTGCAGACGAAGGCTGCGGTGCTGCAGCAGCTGGACAGGGTGGACGAGACTCcaggtcccccccaccccaaggggCCGCCTCGCTGCTCTTTCAGTCCCCGGAACTCACGGCACGAGGGCTCCTTTGCCCGGCAGCGGAGCCCGTACACATACAAGGGCTCCGTGCCCAGTCCCTCGCCTCGGCCCCAGTCACTCGATGCCACGCAGGTGCCATCACCGCTTCCGCTGGCCCAGCCGTCCACGCCCCCCGTGCGGCGGCTCGAGCTGCTGCCCAGCGCAGAGAGCCCGGTACGCTGGCTGGAGCAGCCTGAGGGCCACCAGCGGCTCGCGGGGTCGGGCTGCAAGGCAGGGCTGCCACCGGCCGAGCCCCTCCTGCCCCGGGCAGGCTTCTCCCCGGACTCCTCCAAGGCAGACAGCGATGCTGCCTCCTCCGGTGGCTCGGACAGCAAAAAGAAGAAGAGGTACCGGCCTCGTGACTACACGGTTAACTTGGACGGGCAGGTGGCCGAGGCAGGTGTCAAGCCTGTCCGGTTAAAAGAGCGGAAGCTCACCTTTGACCCCATGACGAGACAGATCAAACCTCTGACCCAGAAAGAGCCAGTGCGGGCTGACAGCCCTGTGCACACAGAGCAGCCGAGGACAGAGCTGGACAAGCCCGAGGCCAAGGCCAGCCTCCAGAGCCCTTTTGAACAGACAAACTGGAAGGAGCTGTCGCGCAACGAGATCATCCAGTCCTACCTGAGCCGGCAGAGCAGCCTGCTCTCGTCGTCGGGCGCACAGACCCCGGGCGCTCACCACTTCATGTCCGAGTACCTGAAGCAGGAGGAGAGCACTCGGCGCGGGGCCCGGAAGCCGCACGTGCTGGTGCCTCACGGCCCACCCACGGACCTCCCAGGGCTAAGCCGTGAGGTCACGCAGGACGATCTGGACAGGATCCAGGCTCATCAGTGGCCGGGGGTGAACGGGTGTCAGGACACACAGGGTAACTGGTATGACTGGACGCAGTGCATATCGCTCGACCCGCACGGCGACGACGGGCGGTTGAACATTCTGCCTTATGTCTGCTTGGACTGA